GCGAGTGCTGTGGTTCGTTCGAGGCAGCTGGCTAGAATCGACCCATGAAAATAACAGATGGGCTAAAAGCATGCGCCAGCAACCGTGACGTGGTGCATTATGGTCTGGGAGCATGGAGCAACCCAGTTCTTACAGCAACACCAGACCCATCCGTATTACGCCCTGTACATGACGTGGCGAGAAGCAAAGGGCACCGCAAGCCGCGAAACGCGGACGAGCGAGGAGGAGCTACCTCTCTTTAATTAACCCGATTAGAACAGTCCCAACTCACACTCTATCATGGAGTCTAAGTATATTTATAgtcttttatttatattttttgctgatgtggcacccTGATTActgaagagagaaaaaaaacaagactTGATTTCTAAATAAGACCTCAAGTCTACGCGCCCTTCAATAGCCAAGAAATCAGAGAGACTTGCGTTATGGAGGGAGCGTGGAGTCCATGAATTTTGTGATGGAAGAAAAACAATAAATAATTTTATGTATAGAAACTACTATTACACACTTTGTATTGAAAAATATAGTTTGTTGTGATAGAGTCTTTGAGGTTTAAGACTCTACGAGTGGAGTctgcattgggactgcccttatAGTCTATCTCTCAGCCAATTAGTATATTAGTTTAATCTTCTGTTCATGGCAACGTATGCTATACAAACTATTTTCgtatgcaaactatggaaactccaATCTAAACCACCGAATTAAGATTCAAGGGGCGTAAGGAGGGAGGGTAATTTACAATTAACCGCCGCCCTTGGATTAGATAATCACACTTTTATAAATCTCCCTACCACTCCTATTCAAGGACGGACGGTTAATTGTAAATTACCCTCCTCCTCACACCTCTTGGATCTTGATTCGGTGATTCAGATTGGAGTTTTCATAATTTGCATATGAAGGTGGTTTGCGTAGCATACGTTGTCCATTAATATAAGGCTGACATGTTTCTCTCATAAAGTTTATCGGTTTTTGTGTCTAAGTTGGTTGCAAGTTTGCAGCCTACCActcctctctctttcctctTATTTTCTCTCCATTTCAATATTTAGTCTTCTTACATACTGTTATAATACACTGCTATAATACACggaactttttttttaagaCTGTCACGCGAGTTTGGTAGGTTCCTTTTGAAAAGCCATTGACATGAATATCTTCTTTTTTAACGGGACCAGTCCTTCCAAATTATTTTGTCCGAGGATTcacttcaaaattttaaaattttataagattctccatcacattaaattttttaacccatacatgaagtattaaatatagctaaataaaataactaattacacagtttgtcaataatttgtgagacgaatcttttgagcctagttaactcaTGGCGGAACAATAGTTAGCAAATACAAATGAAAGTGCTAATGTTTTACATCCAAaattttatgcatctaaacaaagccAAAATGAGATTTTATTGATTTGGGGTTGTAGAGCTTGTTTCTCTCACACGGTTAGACTAGGCAATCAGCATTTTAATAGTCATCTAGCCTTCTTCActcatttccaaaaaaaaaaaaatttggttaGCGTCCGATTATGATTTCCTCTATTTCCCATGTAGCACACTTGTCCAGGACTCCCGTGCAAATGCAATACAAATAAAAGAGGATTTCCCTCAGAGACACCAGGCCACACCCTGCATCCTCCCAGAGATAAGTTCTCTTACCATTTCCTACCACCATTAGCATTCTTTGCCGCTACTTGTTTACCGCACATTTCCGATATTTTTAGGAAAAAATTAAAATCAGGATGTTTAAGCCAACAAGTCTCAAAACCGAAAAGTGTTATGATTTGATAGTATATtgattaaaatatttattttcagAGCAGAGTTGATGTATAGGGGAAAAGAATGATGCATCATAGTCAAACCAAACAAATTTAAAAGAGTAAATTGCGCCTAGGTCTCCGAACTTGCCCCGCAGTTCTATCTAGATCCCTAAACTCTCGGGGCAATTCAATCTagatccctaaactctcaaatcgACTATTTATGTCCACAAAATTGTGTAAAGGTGTCCATCACAAGTTCAAGATGTGTCATGCAAGCGTTGTAGAGCCTAGCGATGGCAGGGGGATGGGGCTGGAGATGCCCGGAGACGGCCATCCAGGAAATGGTGAGACGGCCATCCAGGAAATGGTGAGGAAAGAGAGGTTGGAGAGCCTAGCGATGGCAGGGGGATGGGGCTGGAGATGCCGGGAGGTGGTGCAGCCTGAGACTCCGGAGGTGGGTGAGGCTGGCGACGGCGTCGGGGATGGTGGCCAGTCAGATTGGCGTTGGGGATGGTGTCAGTCAGGTCAGgttggagagggagggagaagacAAAAATATACAGTGGTGTTTCTGCAAATATTTACCACTGCGGCGCTATATGACTGCCACATCGGCTTCAGACGCTTGACACGTTTGGGATTTCATACAAAACACTTAACAGAGTTTAGGGATCCATATACACGATTTTAGAGTTCATGAACTCAACTGAAATCTCGGGGCGAGTTTGGAGACTTTGGTGTAATTTCCTCGATTTAAAACATGACGCAGGCTCGGTTTGGTCTAGTCTGGTTGCGATCTATGCCTAGAGTTATCTTTGGTGACTTGTCCGTGAGAGCTCCTGTTGATATTACTTAACACAAACAGCCATCCGGTCGAATCAATCTATAGATATTAGCCTATTAGATTTTGATGGGCAGATAGACACATCTGCAGGGCCTGCCTGCCAAATGGTGtactatacatatatatgtagggGATGGAGTAGCTAGTAGAGTTAGAGTCCACGTAGCAGTTGTGCTTGCTATCTTGTTACTTTAGAACGGAAGTGCTTGCTAAGCTCACCATGATgcattttcctctttttttttccctacAAATATATTGACCTGATTCTAAACCAAGTATTCTtgaaatatactccctccataatCAAAATAATTGACGTTTAGGATAGcaacacggtctccaaaacacaactttgacttcttatttctctaaaaatatttatcaaaaagtgatatatgtatactttcataaaagtatttttcaagacaaatctattcatgatttatattctcaaggtttgactcaaatcttatccaaaatgtcaattattttgggtatggagggagtactaatgGCCAAAGTTTCAAATACAAGCTTGGCCGGATTTTATTCAGATAGAAATACTTTTGTGTATACGACGACCCTGCATATGCACTGAGAGAAAGGCAGAGCAGtaattaattagttaattaTACGTCATGCGTCATCGTCAGGCTTGAACTCGCCTATTTCAATAATGCGCAGTCGCCATTCTTGTAGCTAGTTGCATTGGCCTGCCTAATGCGGCACTGTTTACTAGTATTATTTTGTACGGTAGCCGCCCTCGATCTGAACTGCCGAACCGATAGTAGTATTGTTACCTGCCAATTGTATATACAAATGAATTAACAGACCAAATGGAAATGGAATCATCGATAGTATAGTAGTAGTCGGTGACATTATATTCCCCAAGGTTGCTCCATTATCGTGTTCCATCTGTATTCGTTTTTCTTTATTTCTAAGTGCTATAGCAACCGAGCACTACGCCGTATTGATTATCAACGGCTCTGTCGCtctgatgagagagagagagagagagagagagagagagagagagagagagagagagtacatTACACTTGGCCATGTTACTATAGAATTCCATCGTGTTCTTCTACGCGCATGTTGGGAGTAATGTATAAGGCAGCCATGGATACCTCCATGTGCGTCGTCAGCTAGCTCTACATTATATCCACCGCATTTGGCCAGCAAGAAGAGATGGTACTTACTAGGCTGATGAACCGCATTTGTTTAATACATCtgttcctttcaaaaaaaaaagaagaagaaaagaatcgTGGATGACGCAACAAGTAGAGATGATACTTACTTGAAAAACTCAACGAGCTAGCTAACTTTTAGGTAGCTAATTTTAGTTTGGATGAATCCCAACTGTACGAGCTAATGCCaagctaaaatatttttttatacatTGATAGCAACTACCCAATTTACTGGCCCAATACAGCTAATTTCAACTAGCTAACTAGGTGCATCTAAGCAACCTCTTAGGTGAATCCCAATACGCACGACTCCATCCTTTACCGCGTCTTTTTTAGGATCCTTTACCATGTCAGTCATATAAAGAAGAGAAGAACGGATACAATTTTATCATGATGCATATACTATTATGATGGTTTTTCCTTAAAATTCACTCACTCAATTAGACTTGTCTGATAAAATCTCAAATTGAAAGGGATTCGGGGAGATTGAGGGGATATTCGTAGGAAATTAGTTCTATCTGTTGTACTCTAATTTAATTATAACTAAAGCTACCCGTTACAGCTTCAAGTAGAGCTCTCCGTGAAACAATTCAATAAGCTGTGTCAAAAGAAACCTTATTCTGAATCGTCTATTGGCGAGTGCCCAAATGCTCTAACCTAAGATGAAGTGTCTACATGCTGCGGCCCAAGCTTGCTGTGCCGAGGGCGACGACGCATGTAAAATTTTGTAAACTTGCGTCGTCGGTTGACCTGGCCGTGCCGCTCAATAATTCAcattttcttctcctcttcGACCGATCTCGACTCTTTGTTTGTTTACACTTTTGTTCCATCCAAAATTCAATCCATTTTTTTGATCGATTCTATCCTATTCACACATGCGCCGCCACGACGTGGACACCCGCCGCCACTCCcagctcggcctcctcctcccccctggCGCGGCCGGCGAACCACCGCGCCGTGCGCCGCGCGATCGGCAGCCACCGCCGGTTCTCCTCCTCCGACagccgctccctcgccgcgccgcgcagccGGGGCAGGCTCACGATCTCCGATACAGACCGCACCCCGGAGGATAtcctcctcgacgccgccgccggcacggcgTCAGCCGCCGCGGAGCTGCTGCACCACCCGCCGCCTCGGCCGTCCACCAGCAGCCGCTTCCTCTCTGTCGTCAGGGCGGCACCACccacctcctctgctgctgctgctgttgacagCTTGGCTTCGTTGAACTCCGGGGAATCCGGGAGCGAGAAGCGGCCGCTGGACATGGAGCGCATCATCTCGGTGTCGAGGCCGATGAGGGCGGCGGAGTTGAGATCGCTCCACCGGCTCTTGAACACCAGGGCGGACACGATGATCCGGTGCTTGTGCCTGTCCAGCTCCGGCGACAGCGCCCTCGACGTCGCCGGCGCCTCCTCGTCCGCCTGCTTCGGGCCCGTGGCCCCCTCGAACCTCGCGGACGGCACGCGCTCGACGAAGATGTCGAGGAGGTCgcgcccgctcgccgcgccgtcgtCGAAGCGGCTGGAGGACAGGCCGTCACCGCCGAAGACGATTCGGGCGCTGGAGGGGTACTTGAGGCCGAGCGAGGCGTCGTCGGCGTCGACACGCGCCCGACAGAGCGGGCAGCTGGCGTTGGACTCGAGCCAGCGGTCGACGCAGGCGAGGTGGAAGGCGTGGCGGCAgcgcgggaggaggcggaggtggtcGGAGTCGTCGAAGCGGGCGAGGCACACGGAGCACTCCATCCCCTGGCGCGCCCCGCGCAGCGTGGCGAAGCGGAAGAAGGGCAGCGACTCGATCACCGGCTTGGGgacgccgccccgcgccgcatCATTACCGGGCGCGGGGGCAGTTGGGATCGCGGCGGGCAGGGGCGCGGAGGACGAGTGGCAGAACTTGGCGTacatgaggaggaggaaggtgAGGGAGAAAATCATGGTGAAGATGCCAACCACGATGGCCACGCTGGGGCGGAAGGAGACCTTGATGCCGGCGCCCGGCGTGCTCTCGGGAGCGGCCTCGGCGGTGGCCGGCTGCGCGACCGcggagcacgccgccgcggagacGAGGACCGCGACAAGagggaggagctggcgcggcagCGCCATGGCATGGGCGGCCGCCGGACAACTAGCAAGCGACCGGGGGATtctcaactctctctctctctcgcgcgcTGCTCAAGGTCTGTGCGGGGGCGGCGCAGCCATGGTGGGAGTCGGTGAGAATGATCTcttggcctgggagctgcgggGTGCGGACAAGAGGAGGTCGGAAAAGCAGAGGGCGAGAGAAGACAAGCAGGAAGAAAGAAGCCCGCGGAGCAGGGGACTAGGCGACGACTCCTGGTTTCATGCAGCAGCGGGGCGGCTGGGTCCCACGGCATCCCTTCCATGTGGGCCCTGCTGTTGGCTGTGTGCTGTTAGattgttgctctttgatttcaTTCCCCGTGCGCTGTGCTGTTCCACACAGTAGGACGGGAGAGCAGCGTCATCTTCACCTGCTGCGTGCTGACTTTGCAACGGGTGATGCAATTCATCGGGCATTTGAAATTGATCTCGTTGGTAAAATCCTAATGGCAGACAAGGTGAATGGAAGGAGCTGCTGGCCTTGCAACCCTGTGTTGCTCTCTGTGTGATCAAACGATGGGATCAAGGAGGAGTTGGACCTCCATGTGCAGCCGTGTGGGGACTGCTCAGCCCATGCTGTTCCCATGTTAATTGTCTTTCTACTTTGTTGTTTTCGAGTACTTCTAGTCAGCACTATAACGGTTGAACACTCTTCTTCTCCTTAAATGATGTATGTATGGAAGCGCTCTTgctaatctttcaaaaaaaaaataaaacgatCTCGTTGCGGCCGATGATCTCAGCCGTTAATTCCCAAGAGGGGCCAGGGGGAGTTTGGGCCTAAAAGGACTGCCTATATCAGTTCGGcgatgacttttttttttgtcgcaAGGGATGAGCTGGGCTTCAGCCCACTCTGAACGGCGAGGTATTTTTATAGCATGGATTAAGCGGGCCTCTAACGCACGAATAGTCTCCATTTTAGGCCCAAATTTTTTTCCCATATCGGGACGAACCCGGATTTCATTACTTAGAGCAACGAAATTACAGAGGTTCAAATACGTTCAGTTTtgagaaaaataaaagatgcagcTCGATGCTCAGCACGAAGGGCTGGCCACACCGGCTACACTAGTGAAAGTTCACGCACAAACGAGGTGGTTGCATTATTACAAAGTCAGGGACAGAGCCCAAAGAGCACAGAAAAGAAACGGAATGAGGAAACTGAAGGTAGATAGTCATCTTCGCTCCCCTCCGGCCTGCTTGTGGGCACAGCATCTCGTAGGGGTGCATCTTCACTGCAGCAGAACGGCCCCAGTATCATCTTGTGTAGCCTCCTGAGGGTGGTAGTGGAGTGCCATTGCCTTGAGAGCCTCCGCGCCTTCTTCCAGCATCTTCCCGCTATCACCTGTTTGAAGTTCTGTCCAAAAAAGCAAAAAATGGGCATGCCATGCAAATGATCTCTGTTGGCGATCTGATCTTCTTGTCCTCAAAACACATGGCGTTTCTTGCTTTCCACAGGGCCCAACATATGGCCGCCAGACCAACCATATACAATTTCTTCCCTGCTGGTATATATCTCCTTGCCCACagccaaaattggtcaaaagaATTTGGTCTACAATCAGCACCAGCAACCATAGCCAAAATTTCAATACTGATTAAATATAGGTAGGATAGGGTGTGGCATATGTGCCTCTCGCTAGATCAGCTTAAATCAGCTGATTGTCAGGGATAACTCTGCCCTTACAAGGCAGGAACTGACATTGGCTCCACAAACATTTGCCGGCATCTTTAAGGCGATTTGGTGGTGGAGTCTTCATTAACCCCCAAACCCTTTCTTGACAAATTTCAAATGCCAGGATCAGGAAGGAATAAAACGGAGTAAGAAGGAACCTGTGTCCTCCCAAAAAGGAAAAGCTGAGCTTGGGCCgggtctgctgctgctggcaaGCAAAGTGGGAGAGAATGGAAAGCCGAAAGCAGCTAGGAATCCGACAAGCAACCAACCAAGCACGGAAACGGAAACTGGCTGCAGACCAGAGGGAGGCAGCTGCCCAGGCTGCCTGGCTCTGAAACCCACGCATCCAATCCCTCCACTCCTCGCACCCAACTCCCTTGCTGGAGCTGCCCCGCCGCCCGGCgatgtcgtcgtcgtcctcggcccTGGCCAAGGGCAAGTCCGCAGCCGGATCCTCGTCCGGATCCGCCAAATTCGAGGTGAgaccctccctctctcttgctGCCCGCTCTGGCCCTGCACTCCCCGAATCGAATCAGATCCTCCTCCTCATATGGCAGCTCTGTGTGTGTCGCGTCGCGTACTCGCGTGCAGGCCAAAGGGaaatcctcggcggcggcggcctccgccaaGCGAGCAACCACcaccaggggcaggggcagagggAAGGCCGAGAAGAAGGTCTACTCGCTGCCCGGCCAGAAGTTCGATCCTCCGGAGGAGAGGGAGCCTCTCAGGATATTCTACGAGTCCTTGTCCAAGCAGATCCCCTCCAGCGAGATGGCTGAGTTCTGGTATGTGctcacgcccccccccccccccccccaccccaccacacacacacacacacacacacacacacacacacacccctcaGACTTGTTTCCGCCCTGTACGTTAGCCTAGCCTAGCCAATAGCCACCACTGCAGTTTGTAGCGCTGCTGTTCTGCTGTGCTTTTAATCTTCGATCACATGCTGCAAACACAGGGGATATGCTAACATTCAAAGTAGGCAGGATCTAAGATGCTATTTATAGATTGAGTTCCAATTGCTGGACACTATGAAGTATAACTCTAACTCGTATTTAGGTCTCTGACAGTCCGACGACATTACCATTTACACAAGATAGGTGCTCCTATATGCATATCGGAGAAGTTAAGGCAACATGACAATCAACTAATCAAGGAAGGGAAATGAAATGGTAACGAAATTTTGCGTGTAAACAACTAAGAGGGCTCATAGCTTGGCAAAGATAGTTCAAAAGTCAAAACCAACCCCCATCTACAAATAGGCAGCCAAGCACCTTGTTCGGAGTATATGAGAACGAGGTGAAATAAGCGTAAAGGACAGGCTATTTGGGTGCAAGAGggtcaggaaaaaaaaaacggaaGCTAACTAGCTCGATTTTACAAAATAGAATTACTTGAACATTACTGTAACTACCTCCTTGAATgtccaaatggaaagaaaatcTTCACAGTGAAAGCATAAGAAATTGGAATCATTGGTCATTGTCAGCAATTGTGTTTCTCTCCTCCCTTGCCCCTTCCTTGCtctgtgtgcgcgcgcgccagCTTTCATAATTTATTTCTGTATGCGATATCATGAGATTTGAATTTACCATGGAGGTGGGAAAGCAATTTTTTGAGGAATCACAACAATGCATCT
The nucleotide sequence above comes from Panicum virgatum strain AP13 chromosome 3K, P.virgatum_v5, whole genome shotgun sequence. Encoded proteins:
- the LOC120700407 gene encoding double-strand break repair protein MRE11-like translates to MSSSSSALAKGKSAAGSSSGSAKFEAKGKSSAAAASAKRATTTRGRGRGKAEKKVYSLPGQKFDPPEEREPLRIFYESLSKQIPSSEMAEFWLMEHGLLSPERAKKAYERKQKRQQQVRMGTPIKPSGRKDRPAESSRKPAASSNMNLKAKKRVDYSDDDDDFIVKLKRSKG
- the LOC120700405 gene encoding putative RING-H2 finger protein ATL12, whose protein sequence is MALPRQLLPLVAVLVSAAACSAVAQPATAEAAPESTPGAGIKVSFRPSVAIVVGIFTMIFSLTFLLLMYAKFCHSSSAPLPAAIPTAPAPGNDAARGGVPKPVIESLPFFRFATLRGARQGMECSVCLARFDDSDHLRLLPRCRHAFHLACVDRWLESNASCPLCRARVDADDASLGLKYPSSARIVFGGDGLSSSRFDDGAASGRDLLDIFVERVPSARFEGATGPKQADEEAPATSRALSPELDRHKHRIIVSALVFKSRWSDLNSAALIGLDTEMMRSMSSGRFSLPDSPEFNEAKLSTAAAAEEVGGAALTTERKRLLVDGRGGGWCSSSAAADAVPAAASRRISSGVRSVSEIVSLPRLRGAARERLSEEENRRWLPIARRTARWFAGRARGEEEAELGVAAGVHVVAAHV